The Aliidiomarina minuta nucleotide sequence TCTTAGCATCTCGCCAGGATGAGTCGGCTTACGCTGCATGCCTGCCGTGTTAAGAATCGCCATACTTATTTCCTCCTCAGTGGTAGTCACACACTTCGACCTCGTACGCATCACCACCTTCAAAGCGAAAGCATATGCGCCACTGATCATTAATTGAAATCGCATGCTGCCCTTGCCTGTCTCCATACAGTGGATGCAGGCGATTGCCGGGCGGCACTTTCAAATCCTCCAACTGCTCAGCCAGATTCACATATTCCAGCTTTCTGGCAGCTCTCGGAGCAACATCCGCGGGAAATTTCTTTGATTTGCCTTTGGAGTAAAGCCCTTGAGCCCGTTTATCAGCGAAGGATTTAATCATACAACAAGTGTAATCCGTCACGTGACACAGATCAATAAATCCATAATGTCTCGCTACACTTCCAAACCGAAAAACCACTTTGTTCTAGCCAATTAGTGTCCGCGGGCATCCTAAACACCTCCTAAAAATCAATAAATCATTTTAAATCAATGGAATAAATATTGGCATTAAAGGTGCGAAGTGGTAATTGAGCGAGTTTATATCGCCGATGAGCATCCCGAACTAGGCCTGGGCGGTGCA carries:
- a CDS encoding type II toxin-antitoxin system RelE/ParE family toxin; the protein is MIKSFADKRAQGLYSKGKSKKFPADVAPRAARKLEYVNLAEQLEDLKVPPGNRLHPLYGDRQGQHAISINDQWRICFRFEGGDAYEVEVCDYH